Within Pseudomonas paeninsulae, the genomic segment GTTGAAGACCCCCAAACAGCACAGCGAACCGCGTCACGAATCCTTGCCGCCGTAGCCCTGCTTGAAACACAACCAGGGCTTGGGCGCCCCGGCCGAATTCCCGGCACCCGTGAGTTGCTGGTGCCGGACTCTCGCTACCTGATCCCCTATCGCGTCAACCTCCAGGCGGTAGAAATCCTGCGGGTATTCCATACCTCACGAAGCCTTCCGCAACGTTGGTAGGGGCGGTACGATTCCTACGATCTCGTGCCAGGTCGTCGCCCGCAGGGTGCGCCGCGCAACCGCGGTAAACGGCGCAAGCGTCTGCGGCGACTTTGATCGCTCCCACGTCGAGGCGTCGAACCGTCCGCGTGGGCATGCAGCCCGAGACGCTCCGCGTCTCAGCACGACGGACGCAGAGCGTCCACGGCAGGGTTACCACGCAGAGCATGGGAACCATCGGGAACCGAGTCTATGAGGTGCTCAACGGCAAGCGGGCGCTAACGCTGCCGATGATCTGGAAGCTGCACGATATGTTTGGCATCCCGGCGGAAAGCTTGATCCAGCCGTACCGGCATATAGCCAACCACTGACCGCGGGAATAAACCGTGGTCTGACCCCAGCTTTCCACCGACAAACCATGGCGCACTGTCTGCGGCGACTTAACACTACGATCCGTATGCATCGTTGCGCGAATCAATACGGTATCGTATTGTAATACCATGAATAACAAACAGCTCAGCACCCTCAAAGCCATCTTCGCCAAGCCGGTGCCGAGCACACTTGAATGGACGCGCATCGAGTCGTTATTTATCGCAGCGGGAGCCCGAACCATAGAAGGCAATGGTTCGCGAGTACGCTTCGAGCTTAATGGCGTGATCGTCACCTTCCATCGCCCCCATCCAGACAAGGAGGCCAAGCCCTACCAGGTTCGCGATGCGCGGACCTTCCTTGAGCAAGCAGGAGTTACCCCATGAGCGTGATGAACTACAAAGGCTATGCCGCCCGCATCGACTACAGCGAAGAGGACGGCGTATTCGTCGGTCATATCGCCGGAATCCGCGATGTTGTGGGCTTTCATGGCGAGTCCGTGCATGAGCTTCGCACGGCATTCGAAGAGGCCGTGAACGACTACCTCGAAACCTGCGCCACGCTTGGCCGCGCCCCGCAAAAGCCCTACTCCGGCAAGCTCAGTCTGCGCCTGGAGCCAGAACTGCACGCCACCGTTGCCATGAAGGCTGAATTGGCCCACAAGAGCATCAACCAGTGGGTAGCCGACGTAATCAGCCGCGAGGCGCACGCCTAACCATCACAATGATCTGCGGCAAACCAATAACCCGGCGCTTTTGCAGCCACTCGATGGGTATCGCTGCGCTCAACGCCATCCTACGGGGGCCGCCATCCTACAAAGAGTCGAACACGACGGATCGCAGGGTTATGCCGGCACTTTGCTTGGCGGTAATGGCTCGGGGGTAGGCTGGGGTTGGGGTTTGCGGGCGGCGTCGTCGAGGATTTTGAAGAAGACGCTTTCCAGCGATACCGCGGGTTTTACCGCCAGCAGGTGGCCGCCGGTCTGGTTGAGTTGGGCGATGAAGGCCGGCAGCGCGGCCTGGGTCAGTTCGCATTCGAACTCGCGGTCGCGCAATTGGCGGGCGCCGGGCTGGATGGCGTGTTCGGCATTGAAGCGCACCAGCAGGTAATCGGCGCGTTCGGCCGCCAGTTCGCGCGGCGAGCGCACGGTCAGCAGTTCGCCCTGGTTGATGAAGCCGAAGCGGTCGGCGATGCGTTCGACGTCGTGCAGCACATGGGAGGTGAAGAAGATCGCGCCGCCCTGGTTTTTGTATTCGTTGAGGATATCCACCACATCCTTGCGCCCGACCGGGTCGAGGCCGGACAGCGGCTCATCGAGCACCAGCAATTTGGGCTGCACCACCATGGCATGGGCCAGCGCCACGCGCTGTACCGTGCCCTTGGACAGTTCGCGGATGCGCCGATTGGCCGTCGCTTCGATGGAAAAGCGCTCCAGCCAGTGCAGGCACCAGGCTTTCTCGTCCGCCCGGCGGATGCCGTACATGGACAAGCCCATACGCAGGATTTCCAGCGGGGTGAACTGTTCGTACAGCGCCGGGGCTTCCGGCACATAGGCCACGCCCTGGCGCGCCTCGGCCTGGCGCGCACAGGTGCCGTACAGGCTGACCCGGCCCTGGTAATCATTGATGATGTCGAGCATGACCTTGATGGTGGTCGACTTGCCGGCGCCATTCGGCCCAACGAAGCCGAACACCTCGCCCTCGGCCAGGCTGAAGCTGACCTCGCGCAGCGCCTGCACCGGCTTGCCCTTGACGCGAAAGGTCTGGCTGACGCCATGAAACTCCAGTGCAGCACTCACGACTGATCCTCCATGCCGGCGATCTTCAATTTCTTCAAGATGATGCGCCCCTCGCGCAGTTCATAGCCGAGCCTGAGCGGGTCATCCGGCAAGGCTGGCAAAAAACCGGATTCGACCAGCTGCTGCAGATTTTCCAGCGCGCCGTTGTTGCGCTCGAAACGGCGCTGCGCCTCGCGCAGGGCGACCAGGCCTTGCAGCCGAACGACGCGCTTGTCGAGCATATCGCGTAGCTTGGGATCGCTGGCGGCGTCGCGCTGCTGCTGCAGGTAATTCAGGGCCAGCTTCTCATCGACGAAGGTTTCCGCCTGCAGCATAACCGCCAATTTACGCAGGCCCGCGGCATTCTCCGGCGAGCGCTGCGCGCCCAGCTCGAGGATGCGCTGCGCCTCGGCGATATCGCGCTGGAAGAACGCCAGGTTGATGCCATAGAAGAAAGCCGGAACGAAATCCCAGGTCCGGCACTGCACCGCCGCGCGCAGCACCTGATTGCCCTCGCTGACCGCGCCGCCCCAGGTGAGCAGGCCGTTGGCCAGGTAATAGTTGTCTTCATGGCAGGCATTCAACTGCGCGGCCACCTGCTGGGCACGAATCAGGTATTGGGTATCGCTCTGCCCCTCCTGCATGCCGGTGGCGGCCAGGCGCATGGTTTCCAGGTCGGCGGCGAGAAAACGATCGCCGCCATACAGCGCCAACAGAATGGGCGCGGCGATCACCACCCGATCCTGCACCTGCGGTTGCTCGACCGGCAACGGCTGCTGGGCGCGCCAGAAGGCGATGCCGGCAAAGGCGGCAAAACCCAGCAGGGCCAGCAAAAGGGGAACGTAGCGGCTGCGCATATCAGGCAAACCGCTTGCGTTGCAACGCCCAGACCGCCAGCGCCAGCAGGGCGATTATATAGGCCAGACTGGAGAGCAGCAGCCAGGGCCAGTCGGCCGGCAGGAATTCCATCTTGCCGTACAGCGCGACCATACGCACATCCAGCGCGCCGAGATCCGGCAGCAGATAGCCAAGCAGACCAACGCCTGTGCGGTAGCTCTCTGCATCGCCAACCACTGAAGCGTCACGACTAAGCAGTTCGATAATGGCGGCAAACGAGCGCGCCACCAGCATAAAGCCGAAGGTGCCGATCAGGACGAAACTGGGGGTCGAGGCGACCACCGCCAGCAGACAGGCCAACGCGCTCAGCAGCAGCAGGTCCACCCCGATAAAGCCGATGGTGACCAGGTAGTGGTGATCCAGGGCTACCGGCGTGCCCTGTGCGTAGCCCTGGCCGACCAGCCAGACCAGCAGCGCCAGCAGCAGCGCCAGCAACAGCAGCAGACCCAGGGTCAAAGCGGCAACCGCGAGAAAACGCCCCAGCAACAGGCTATGCCGCGGGCGTGGGTAGGTCAGGGTATTGAGGAAATAGCGCCGATCGAATTCGCGCGAGAGCAATTCCTGGGTCATCAGTACCAGCACCAGCGGCAGCAACAGGCGCATCACCGACAGGCCGACATCCAGTGCCACGGTGGCGGGCTGGCGACCGCTGAACTGGGCGGCCAACAGCGCGGCCAAGGCCAGCACCAGCAACGAACAACTCGCCAGCCATAGATAGCGGGCGCGCAAGGCCAAGCGAAGTCCGGTTAGAAAATCAGGGGAATACAGCATAAGCGGCCATCAGGAATTTATTGGGAAATTTAAAAAGTCATAACACGGGGATTGCCCATTATTAACTAGACGATAAAGAGGTGAAATCGGCTCTGACCCATTTACTCACTAACACCCAACACATCAGAACAAAAGCACTCAAAACCAATATAAGAAAACAACACTACCAACCCACAAAAACCTGAGCAATACACCTTTATTTCCCGCACTCTGCAAGCCGAGACAAGCCCGACTTGCAGAAGCGAGCACTATTACAAACCCGCAGCAGTAGCAACTTCAGTATTGACGTTGCCAGCTGCGGTGCAGGCCAACGCCTGAACGCCCTGAACCCGCCCACCACGGGAACTTGCAGCGTAGGTAACCCCGCCCTGCACGATCATGGATCCATCATTTGGACTTGTAGGGCTAGCCTTCACCGCACATCCTTGTGGGGGGACGTATGCGCCACCCGGAGCAGTCGCATCCCTTGGAACAGGGTCACAATCAACTGACACGCCTTGCTTGCGCCCATTCGGATGACAGGCCGCAACAGCGACAACGTTCAGAGCGGTATTACATGCATAGGAACCCTTCACACCAGACGAAAGATTCAAAACCACATCTTCACTCAACAGAGAGCAGCCCGCAGCAGCAACAGTTGTAATAACGCCATTGGCAGGAATCGCTGTCCCTGCGTTATCGGCAGCCATAACCCCTGCAGAAATACCAGCAGCCACCAGCAAAGCTAAAATATTCTTTGTCATCTCACGATCTCCAAAACGAATCATTTCAAGCTCAGCGTTGAGCCGAAGCCATAACTGTATAAATATTCTTAGCATCCACATTGGCTGTCGAATCGTTCGCCTTGGCGCGGTATTCGTTGAACTGCGGAATAGCGATGGCAGCCAAAATACCGATAATCGCAACCACGATCATCAGTTCGATCAGGGTAAAACCTTTTTGTTTCTTGAGAGACTTCATGGTCAAGCTCCTGTTGTGATTAAGGTCAGCGACCTGTGAGGGATAAAGCAGATGGCGTGCCAACTCGACAGAACTCGCCGCGCCGGGGATTTTTTGCTAACCCGGAGCAAGTTATCGGCCTCCAACGGGGCAACAACTGACGTTTTTTGTCAGCGACAACTACCACACTTGGGCTTGGCGCGCGATTAGGCTATAAGTCAGCAGCATCCGCCGCCCTTCGATTAGCAGGCTGTAATGAACGACACTCCGAATCTGACCGGCCTGGCTCGACAACTGGTCAACGCCGAACTACTGGACGAACGTGCCGCCGCCCAGGCTCAAGCCCAGGCGCTGCGCAACAAGATCCCGCTGGTGTCCTACCTGGTGCAGAACAAGCTGGCCAGCAGCCGGGCAGTGGCGGAAATCGCCTCCGAGCAATTCGGCGTGCCGCTGTGCGACCTCAAGGCCATCGACAAGGACAGCCAGCCGCACGACCTGGTCAGCGAAAAGCTGTGTCGCCAGCACCGCGTGTTGCCGCTGTACCGCCGTGGCAACAAGCTGTTCGTCGCCCTGTCCGACCCGACCAACCATCAGGCGGTGACCGACATCCAGTTCAGCACCGGCCTGAGCACCGAAGCGATGCTGGTGGAGGACGACAAGCTCGGCGAGGCCATCGACAAGTTCTTCGAGGCGGCCAACAGCGGCATGGAAGACCTGGCCGACGTCGACCTCGACGGCCTCGACGTGCAAGTGGTGGATGAGAACAAGGAAGAGGGTGTCGCTGGCGAAAGCGCCGACGACGCGCCGGTGGTGCGCTTCGTCAACAAGATGCTGCTGGACGCGATCAAGGGCGGCTCCTCGGACCTGCACTTCGAACCTTATGAGAAAGCCTACCGGGTGCGCTTTCGTACCGACGGCATTCTGCAGGAAATCGCCCGGCCGCCGATCCAGCTGGCACCACGCATCTCGGCGCGGCTGAAGGTGATGGCGGCACTGGATATTTCCGAGCGGCGCAAGCCGCAGGATGGACGGATCAAGATGCGCATCTCGAAGACCAAGTCGATCGACTTTCGCGTCAGCACCTGCCCAACGCTGTGGGGCGAGAAGATCGTGATGCGGATTCTCGACCCTTCAAGCGCACAGATGGGCATCGATGCACTGGGCTACGAGCCCGGGCAGAAAGACCTGTACATGGCCGCGCTCAAGCAACCGCAGGGCATGATCCTGGTGACCGGGCCGACCGGCTCGGGCAAGACGGTGTCGTTGTACACCGGCCTGAACATCCTCAATACCGTGGACGTGAACATCTCCACCGCCGAAGACCCGGTGGAGATCAACCTGGAAGGCATCAACCAGGTCAACGTCAACCCCAAGCAGGGCATGGACTTCACCGCCGCGCTGCGCGCCTTCCTGCGCCAGGACCCAGACATCATCATGGTCGGCGAAATTCGCGACCTGGATACCGCCTCCATCGCGATCAAGGCGGCGCAGACCGGGCACATGGTGATGTCGACCCTGCACACCAACAGCGCCGCGGAAACCCTGACCCGCCTGCGCAACATGGGCGTGCCCTCGTTCAACATCGCCACCTCGGTCAGCCTGATCATTGCCCAGCGCCTGGCGCGCAAGCTGTGCGTCCACTGCAAGAAGGAAGTGCAGATCCCGCGCGAGGCGCTGCTTGAGGAAGGTTTCCCGCAAGACCAGCTCGGCAGCTTCAAGATTTACGCCCCGGTCGGCTGCGAAAATTGCAACGGCGGTTACAAAGGCCGTATCGGAATTTATGAAGTGGTTAAAAACACGCCTGCACTGCAACGGATTATCATGGAGGAAGGTAATTCCATTGATATCTCCGTGCAAATGCGCAAAGACGGCTTCAATGACCTGCGTACTTCAGCCTTGCTGAAGGCCATGCAGGGCATCACCAGCCTCGAAGAAGTGAACCGCGTGACAAAGGACTAACCGATGGCGGCCAAAGCACTAACAACCAGCGTTTTCATCTGGGAAGGCACCGATAAGAAAGGCGGCAAGATGAAGGGCGAGTTGACGGGGCAGTCACCTGCCCTGATCAAGGCCCAGTTGCGCAAGCAGGGCATCAACCCGCTCAAGGTGCGCAAGAAGCCGATGTCGCTGTTCAGCGCCGGCAAGAAGATCAAGCCCATGGATATCGCCCTGTTCACCCGGCAGATGGCCACCATGATGAAGGCCGGGGTGCCGCTGCTGCAGTCCTTCGAGATCATCGGCGAGGGCTTCGACAACCCGAACATGCGCAAACTGATCGACGAGGTTAAGCAGGAGGTGGCCGCGGGCAACAGCTTCGCCGCCTCGCTGCGCAAGAAGCCGCTGTACTTCGATGACCTGTATTGCAACCTAGTCGACTCGGGCGAACAGTCCGGCGCGCTGGAAACCCTGCTGGACCGGGTCGCCACCTACAAGGAAAAGACCGAGGCACTCAAGGCCAAGATCAAGAAGGCCATGACCTACCCGATCGCGGTGATCGTGGTGGCGGTGATCGTCACGGCGATTTTGTTGATCAAGGTGGTGCCGCAATTCGAGAGTGTGTTCGCCGGTTTCGGCGCCGAACTGCCGGCCTTCACCCAGGTGGTGGTGAACATGTCGCGCGGCCTGCAGGAATGGTGGTTCATGTTTATTTTCGGCATATTCGCCATTGCCTTCACGTTTAAATGGGTGTTCAAGCGCTCGGAGAAATTCCGCGACTTCCTCGACCGCACCCTGCTCAAGGCGCCCATCGTTGGCGACATCATGTACAAGGCGGTGGTGGCACGTTACGCCCGCACGCTGGCGACGACCTTCGCCGCCGGGGTGCCGCTGGTCGAGGCCCTCGACTCGGTGGCCGGGGCAACCGGCAACGTGGTGTTCCGCAATGCCGTGCACAAGATCCGCAATGACGTGTCATCCGGTACCCAATTGAACTTCTCGATGCGCAGCACCGGCATCTTCCCGAGCATGGCCATCCAGATGACCGCCATCGGCGAGGAATCTGGCTCGCTGGACGAGATGCTGGACAAGGTCGCGGGCTATTACGAGGACGAGGTGGACAACGCCGTCGACAACCTGACCACCCTGATGGAGCCGATGATCATGTCGGTTATCGGCGTGCTGGTCGGCGGTTTGATCATTGCCATGTACCTGCCGATCTTCCAGCTGGGTTCGGTGGTTGGCTAACTCATGACGCTAGAGTTCCTGGCCGGCAATTTGCCGGCCTTTACCTTGATCTGCCTGCTGCTCGGGCTGCTGATCGGCAGCTTTCTCAATGTGCTGGTGTATCGCCTGCCGGTGATGATGCAGCACGACTGGCAGGCCCAGGCGCGGGAAATCCTGGAATTGCCTGCGTTACCCAGCGGACCGATCTTCAACCTGATTTTGCCCAATTCGCGCTGCCCGCACTGCGGCCACGAGATTCGCCCCTGGGAGAATATCCCGGTAATCAGCTACCTGTTCCTGCGCGGTAAGTGCTCCAACTGCAAGGCGCCGATCAGCCTGCGCTACCCGCTGGTGGAACT encodes:
- a CDS encoding type IV pilin protein — translated: MKSLKKQKGFTLIELMIVVAIIGILAAIAIPQFNEYRAKANDSTANVDAKNIYTVMASAQR
- a CDS encoding type II toxin-antitoxin system HicA family toxin, whose amino-acid sequence is MNNKQLSTLKAIFAKPVPSTLEWTRIESLFIAAGARTIEGNGSRVRFELNGVIVTFHRPHPDKEAKPYQVRDARTFLEQAGVTP
- a CDS encoding ABC transporter ATP-binding protein, with product MSAALEFHGVSQTFRVKGKPVQALREVSFSLAEGEVFGFVGPNGAGKSTTIKVMLDIINDYQGRVSLYGTCARQAEARQGVAYVPEAPALYEQFTPLEILRMGLSMYGIRRADEKAWCLHWLERFSIEATANRRIRELSKGTVQRVALAHAMVVQPKLLVLDEPLSGLDPVGRKDVVDILNEYKNQGGAIFFTSHVLHDVERIADRFGFINQGELLTVRSPRELAAERADYLLVRFNAEHAIQPGARQLRDREFECELTQAALPAFIAQLNQTGGHLLAVKPAVSLESVFFKILDDAARKPQPQPTPEPLPPSKVPA
- a CDS encoding tetratricopeptide repeat protein; amino-acid sequence: MRSRYVPLLLALLGFAAFAGIAFWRAQQPLPVEQPQVQDRVVIAAPILLALYGGDRFLAADLETMRLAATGMQEGQSDTQYLIRAQQVAAQLNACHEDNYYLANGLLTWGGAVSEGNQVLRAAVQCRTWDFVPAFFYGINLAFFQRDIAEAQRILELGAQRSPENAAGLRKLAVMLQAETFVDEKLALNYLQQQRDAASDPKLRDMLDKRVVRLQGLVALREAQRRFERNNGALENLQQLVESGFLPALPDDPLRLGYELREGRIILKKLKIAGMEDQS
- the pilB gene encoding type IV-A pilus assembly ATPase PilB, with translation MNDTPNLTGLARQLVNAELLDERAAAQAQAQALRNKIPLVSYLVQNKLASSRAVAEIASEQFGVPLCDLKAIDKDSQPHDLVSEKLCRQHRVLPLYRRGNKLFVALSDPTNHQAVTDIQFSTGLSTEAMLVEDDKLGEAIDKFFEAANSGMEDLADVDLDGLDVQVVDENKEEGVAGESADDAPVVRFVNKMLLDAIKGGSSDLHFEPYEKAYRVRFRTDGILQEIARPPIQLAPRISARLKVMAALDISERRKPQDGRIKMRISKTKSIDFRVSTCPTLWGEKIVMRILDPSSAQMGIDALGYEPGQKDLYMAALKQPQGMILVTGPTGSGKTVSLYTGLNILNTVDVNISTAEDPVEINLEGINQVNVNPKQGMDFTAALRAFLRQDPDIIMVGEIRDLDTASIAIKAAQTGHMVMSTLHTNSAAETLTRLRNMGVPSFNIATSVSLIIAQRLARKLCVHCKKEVQIPREALLEEGFPQDQLGSFKIYAPVGCENCNGGYKGRIGIYEVVKNTPALQRIIMEEGNSIDISVQMRKDGFNDLRTSALLKAMQGITSLEEVNRVTKD
- a CDS encoding type II toxin-antitoxin system HicB family antitoxin, which encodes MSVMNYKGYAARIDYSEEDGVFVGHIAGIRDVVGFHGESVHELRTAFEEAVNDYLETCATLGRAPQKPYSGKLSLRLEPELHATVAMKAELAHKSINQWVADVISREAHA
- a CDS encoding ABC transporter permease; the encoded protein is MLYSPDFLTGLRLALRARYLWLASCSLLVLALAALLAAQFSGRQPATVALDVGLSVMRLLLPLVLVLMTQELLSREFDRRYFLNTLTYPRPRHSLLLGRFLAVAALTLGLLLLLALLLALLVWLVGQGYAQGTPVALDHHYLVTIGFIGVDLLLLSALACLLAVVASTPSFVLIGTFGFMLVARSFAAIIELLSRDASVVGDAESYRTGVGLLGYLLPDLGALDVRMVALYGKMEFLPADWPWLLLSSLAYIIALLALAVWALQRKRFA
- a CDS encoding type II toxin-antitoxin system RelE/ParE family toxin is translated as MQIKWLRTALRNLDDEIAFIAVEDPQTAQRTASRILAAVALLETQPGLGRPGRIPGTRELLVPDSRYLIPYRVNLQAVEILRVFHTSRSLPQRW
- a CDS encoding type II secretion system F family protein, with product MAAKALTTSVFIWEGTDKKGGKMKGELTGQSPALIKAQLRKQGINPLKVRKKPMSLFSAGKKIKPMDIALFTRQMATMMKAGVPLLQSFEIIGEGFDNPNMRKLIDEVKQEVAAGNSFAASLRKKPLYFDDLYCNLVDSGEQSGALETLLDRVATYKEKTEALKAKIKKAMTYPIAVIVVAVIVTAILLIKVVPQFESVFAGFGAELPAFTQVVVNMSRGLQEWWFMFIFGIFAIAFTFKWVFKRSEKFRDFLDRTLLKAPIVGDIMYKAVVARYARTLATTFAAGVPLVEALDSVAGATGNVVFRNAVHKIRNDVSSGTQLNFSMRSTGIFPSMAIQMTAIGEESGSLDEMLDKVAGYYEDEVDNAVDNLTTLMEPMIMSVIGVLVGGLIIAMYLPIFQLGSVVG